A window from Plasmodium relictum strain SGS1 genome assembly, chromosome: 7 encodes these proteins:
- a CDS encoding tubulin-specific chaperone, putative — protein sequence MNDYIKVDLVHNLYKNKKWTEIKLNKFDKIENIKKKIYTHTGTPYDNMNLYAYDELNIEKTQVFLNNDKLCLNDYNVKDSYIIYIQEKSKTFTNDLYNIDDEENLEKLKHLKYQIKEEDYNKRQDSMRTFLRKLREKKKEENIKLNDNNQNAHNIYDHELYKIGNRCRVKMGDRRGTLKFVGNLKNNSEFFVGVDLDEPLGNSNGFYHNEFLFECKGDKYGYIGNINSVEMGDFPPFDIMNLEEF from the coding sequence ATGAATGATTATATTAAAGTAGATTTAGTTCACAATttatataagaataaaaaatggacagaaatcaaattaaataaatttgacaaaattgaaaatataaaaaaaaaaatatatacacacACAGGAACACCTTATGATAATATGAATTTATATGCATATGATGAattaaatattgaaaaaactcaagtctttttaaataatgataaattatGTTTAAATGATTATAATGTTAAAGACAgttatattatttacataCAAGAAAAGAGCAAAACATTTACCaatgatttatataatattgatgatgaagaaaatttagaaaaattaaaacactTAAAATATCAAATTAAAGAAGAAGATTATAATAAAAGGCAAGATAGTATGAGAACTTTTCTAAGAAaattaagagaaaaaaaaaaagaagaaaatattaaattaaatgataataatcaaaatgcacataatatatatgatcatgaattatataaaattggGAATAGATGTAGAGTTAAAATGGGAGATAGAAGAGGAACACTAAAATTTGTTGGaaacttaaaaaataacagTGAATTTTTTGTTGGAGTTGACTTAGATGAACCCCTAGGTAATTCAAATGGCTTTTATcataatgaatttttattcgAATGCAAAGGAGATAAATATGGTTATATAGGAAACATTAATTCAGTTGAAATGGGAGATTTTCCTCCTTTTGATATAATGAATTTAgaagaattttaa